CTTTTGGATAAGTCTGCAACACTGGAAGTGGACAGAAGAAAGGACTCCTACTTTAAATGGTGAATGAGCTACAGTATGTTTCAAAGTACGTCATAGTTCTTTACCTCTATAAGCAATATTATACGACTCACCTGGCACAGTGATAGAAAATGGAATTGCAGGAGATGTGGTAAGTAGCGTAGTGACTAAAGTGGTGGGATTATCTGAAGTGTGTTTACAAATGACATCTTTTGCTGCAGTTCCGGGCTCCAGGACATGGTTTGCAGAGCACCTGAAAGATATTTAAAGTaaaatgggggggaggggggggggaaatccagtTAAGTGTAATAGCTGTAGCATTTGtagcatttatttttacattacttACTTTGTCCAGTTTTTACAGGAGCCACTGGGCTGATCATTAAAAGTTCCATAGCGGCAAGTTTGGCAACCTTCAACAGACAAGTAAATTTGTACAAGATAAGCATTTAAAACAACACGTGAAACATTTTGCCTGCTCGTACAATGACTACGCACCCCACTGATCGAATTACTGTTTCGCAAGCGTGTCCCCGTGAGCTACGGCTCAGTACTGCGCTCGGCGGCAGAGCCCGCTTACTGGGTGCAGGATGCCACAAACCGTGTCCAGCTCCGGcgcccccagctccgctccccccgcGCTGGCGACCCACGAGCAGCCGCGCAAAGGAAGCCACCCTGCAGGCTCCTTGGCCGCGTTCACCTCGCGCGGTCCTTGCTCCCGCACCGCGCCGCGGGAGCGCTGAGCCGGCGGGAGCAGCGCCCTTACCGCTCCCGGTGTCCTCCCGGCCCACGCCGCAGGCTCGGTCGCAGCGCGAGCAGCCGTCGCCCCTGCAGCGATAGCCGTCCGCGCACGTGCATTCGGCGTCGCGCGCCGCGGAGCACTCCCTCGCGTACCTCAGCGTTCCTGGCGGAGGGACACGAGCGCGGGTCACGCACCCCAGAGCGCCGCGGCGCAGGCTCGGCGGCTGCGCTCCGCCGGCGCGGTCGGTGGCCGTGCGGAGAAGCCCGCGGGCGCATCGCGTCCCGTTGCCAGCGCCGCTTCCAGTCGCAGCGGCGCGACGGGCTGGCGCGCGACGGTACCTTCGCACTTCCGGCAGAGCCTGCAGCCGCGGAGTCCCGCCGCGCTCGAGAAGGTGCCGGGCGGGCACTGACGGCAGGccgcgcccgcgccgcgcccgcagcCCGCGCTCACCACGAAGGTACCTGCGGGGCGAGACAGAGTGTGTCTGCCGCGGGGTCGCGCCCGGCGccctgcggcccggcccggcccggcccttaCCCGCCGGGCAGTCGGCGCCGCACGGCAGCGCGGCCGCGGGCCCCGGGCTCAGCGCCAGCGCCAGCAGCGCTGCCGGCAAGAGCGCCCGACCCGCCCGCGCGGCCGCCGGTCCCATGGGGTCCGCTGGAgtgcgcgcggggcggcgggcgccggccctTAGGGGCCGCCCCCGGCAGGCCTGGCTGCGTcagcccgggggcggcggggaaaCCCCGGCCCGGCGGGTCTTTCCGgtcccccccctcacccctcccccccGGCGCGACCCCCGGCTCTgccgggcagcgcccgcagccctctcagcgctgccgggcagcgcccgccgccgctccccgccggggctTCCCAGTGAGTCCCGCGCGGAATCCCCGCGGTGGATTGGCGGTCCGGCCCGGCCTGGGGGCAGAGTCTGGGTGGCGAGGCCGGCGCGGCCcgcgggggcagagggggtgcGCCGCACCGGCACGCCCGCAGGCGGCTACGCCGCGTTTGGGACCGCCTCGGGGCGAGAAGAACCTTCCCGCGCTGCAGCCGTGCCTCGGCGCCTCCCCGCGttggccgggccgggggccgctgACTGAGGCTGGGGGCGCCGAGGCGGGCGGTGCGCTCCAAgcgagcgcggggcggcgggcgggcatgCCGGCGCCAGGCCGCGTGACGCCAACTGCCCACGAGCGGGGGAGGCGCACGCTTGCGGCTCCCGGCGGGGtcccgccgcccagccccgcccTCCGCGGCTCCCCGCGGCCAATCGCCGCCGCTCGCGCGTGGCCGCGGGCGGTGTCGTCCTCTTGGGACAGCGCGGCCTGGGCCGCGCGGGAGAAGCTCCCGGGGTGCGCTGGAGCGGGCGGACGAACACAGCCGGCAGCTCGTGAGGGTCCGGCACCCGAGCACCGAGCGCAGGGACCGGCCGGTCAGGGCCTGTGAGCGAAGTCCGGTGCGGGTAGCACACAGAGCCTCCCCGTGCCCCGCGCGGGTCCAGCGAAGCCCCCCGTGAAGCCCTGCGCTGACGTGACCCGGCCGCGAGCTGCTGTGCCAGAGCTCTCATGAGCGTGTTGCTGGGATCCAGAGCGTGGCTGCCCACGCCTGCAAGTAGCAGTGCTACACGACGGGGCGATCTGCCGTCCTAAAGGGCCCCTTTAACGACTCTGTCTGTCCCTCAAAGTACTGACACTTCTCGTTGAATCCAGGGAAGACCCTGTCCCTGAGCCGTGGGCATTCTCCGTACCGTGAGCAAACGGCTGTCGGTCAGGCGGCTCGGCGGGACGTGGTCAGGCGCTCTGCAGGCGCGAGGGCTGCCTGAGGGAAGGCAGTAGCCGCAGCTCGTGCTGAGGTGCGCACCTCGCGGCTGCGCGGGGTGTGGGTGTAGGTGTGTCGGGCCCCGGCGCGCGCTCTGAAGCTGCCTTGTTCCAGCGAACGTGAGGAAAGCGCAGCGCGCCGCGGGCGGAGAAGGGCGGCAGCCGAGCGCCGGCCACGCGACCGCGGCGCTGCGCGGGAGGCGGTGACAGCCTCGCCGCAGCGGGgaggcgggcccggggcggggccgcccggaGTCGCCCGCGCCTCGGCGGAGGTGAGTGGCAGTCGCTCCCGCCGGCTGTGTCGCGCCCCGGCTCGGCGGGCCCGGCCGGCGAAGCCCCCcggagggcggcgggcgggggcctgGCCGCGGCGAGCCGCCGCTGGCGGAGGCCGTGGGTTTGGCTGTGCCGTgcgtggggtgcggggggcccGCAGGCCTGCCGGGGCTGCGCCGCCTCGGCAgggccgcgggcagggcgggGCAGCCGCCTGCTCCTCCACGCGCCCGTGCTGCCGGCGACTGCGGGCCCTGCAGCCTTGCCGTGTGCCGCCGTCCGTGGTCCTTGACAGCCTTGCTGCGTCGAATGCGCCGTGTCCTAAAATAAACGCGcggggacgtggggacgtggCCTTGCACCCGGACTGGTCGAGCTGATGACTGTTGAAACTTCCCCTGCCTCTGGTAGCTGGCTGCTTGGTGGGGGCGTTGAAGGGTGTGGGGCTTTTAGAGCTGGCCTTCTCAAAGGGTCTCATCCGGCCGTCTGCCAGAAGTCACCATCTCGAGAAATGTGCACCTGCCCATGTAGGGGAATACATTTAGCTTAAAGGTTTGAGGCAGCCTTAACGTATGTTGGTACTGAGAAGCACATGGAAGACTTGTGTTTACTACGCCTAGATTTCTTGTTAAATGACGTGGCTGTTAAGTCTGTGACTGTATAACTTGGTTCTGCCTTCGTGGAAAACAGTCTTGCCCTGGTAGTGTTTGTAGTGTGACAGCTGTTTACATATGCACCTATGTAAAGAACAGTACTAATGCTTGAGAATTTTTCGGTGTATTGTGATAAATGTTTAAGGATATTAGGGAGAGACTGCGTTTTGCTAGATTGGTGGAAAGAGAAAAGCTTACAGGATCAGGTGCCTATTTGCATCGCAAGAACTGATGGGAGAGGGATACAAAGTATGATCTAGAGTATTTTTCTACATTAAGAGGCAAATGCAGTATTTCTGCATTGTGGCTGTTCAGGTAGTCCGTTGCTAGTTAGTCAAATTcatatgaaaattaatttcacagaatcatggtaTACCTTCAAGACAAATTGTTAAGAAGCTCCAGGTTGTCCTGAAGTTGTTGCTAATACCTGTGATTTGAGTGTACTTGTTCAATCGACCTTACGTTTGACAGTACATAAAGCTGCCCTAAAAATTGGATTTGACACACTGAATTGGTCTTCTTGGGGTGGTTCTGCGTGCTGCAGGGCATTCTACAGTACATTACTGCATTCTAGAAATAGTGTCTTTCTAAATGAGGCGTACAGTAGGGAGCGAATCTGGAAATAGATGAAGTTGAAGCAGGATGGTTTTCTTTTGTGTAGGCAACTAAACATGGA
This Opisthocomus hoazin isolate bOpiHoa1 chromosome 16, bOpiHoa1.hap1, whole genome shotgun sequence DNA region includes the following protein-coding sequences:
- the TNFRSF9 gene encoding tumor necrosis factor receptor superfamily member 9, with protein sequence MRALAQQLAAGSRQRRASRGASLDPRGARGGSVCYPHRTSLTGPDRPVPALGARVPDPHELPAVFVRPLQRTPGASPARPRPRCPKRTTPPAATRERRRLAAGSRGGRGWAAGPRREPQACASPARGQLASRGLAPACPPAAPRSLGAHRPPRRPQPQSAAPGPANAGRRRGTAAAREARGPRPRCRAAPTARRVRAGPGRAAGRRARPRGRHTLSRPAGTFVVSAGCGRGAGAACRQCPPGTFSSAAGLRGCRLCRKCEGTLRYARECSAARDAECTCADGYRCRGDGCSRCDRACGVGREDTGSGCQTCRYGTFNDQPSGSCKNWTKCSANHVLEPGTAAKDVICKHTSDNPTTLVTTLLTTSPAIPFSITVPGKDLQVDIIRISLTVAGLLCILFLLPSCVCFSIWQKKKLHAAFKKMHTTPEQSIQEDDACSCRFPEEEQGEYQDHGKSTEFRDLLVN